The following is a genomic window from Spirosoma foliorum.
TTTACGGCAATTGTTCTGCTGTACATAACGGCCTATGTTCGACTTAAAGAGCGGGAGATATAGCGATGGATTTTCGAGACAAACAAGCCATTTATCTGCAAATCGCTGAGTATGTAAGTGAGCAGATCCTGCTGGGTCGCTGGCCAGTGGGAGAGAAGATTCCGTCGGTGCGTGAATTGGCTGCCGAATTGGAAGTAAACCCGAATACCGTCATGCGAACGTATGAGTTTCTAAGTCAGCTAGAGGTTATAGCAAACAAACGCGGCATCGGCTACTTTTCTGCCGACGATGCGCTGGACAAGATTCGCTCATTTCGCCGGGAACAGTTTCTGCAAAATGATTTGCCTCAATTCTTTAAAAACCTGACCCTTTTGGGAATTAGCCTGCGCGAAATAGAAACACGCTACGATGAATACGTAAATGCAACCACTAACGCACAATGAAAACAAGTTATATTCTTTTGGCTGTTATTGCCCTCGTCACGTTAACCGGCATGATCGCTACGGATGTATTGCTCAAGCAGCAATTCGAGAAAATCGACTGGAAAAATCCGTATCAGGAATTTGTCGTACAGCCGCTGCCAACGGCTAAACACTGGGTTATTGAAGGGTCGCCAAATGATGAAATACTCGTTATAAAAACAACTGGGAAATCTCAGGCATTAATTGATCCTGACCAGGTTAAATTTTACCGGGCTGACCAAAAAGGCGATACTGTCTTTATAGCCTTCACTCCAGATTATAGCGGCTATCAAAACGAACCTCGCGACGATGCCAATCGTGAATTACGAGTGCAAGTGGTACTGCAAGTGCCTGTGGTCCAGTTGCTACAAGTTAAAAACAGCCGTTTGACGTTACAGGACTGGTCAACGGATAAGCTGGTGGTATCGCTGCAAAAAAGCCGCTTACGAACGGTAAATCTGTCGGTTTTAGATTCACTTACGTTAGTAGCCAATCAAAATAGTTTCGCTGCCCTGGGAAATGATCAAGTTAAATCGTTACGAGCGATTGTGGCGGATTCGAGTGGTATTGGTCTGAAAAACACGCAGATAAACGCGTTCAAGATGCAGGCTTCGCCAAAGGCTCAACTAGATTTGCAAGGACAGGCGTTGAAATGGCTGAAGTAATTAGAATTATTAGTGCTTTTTCAAAATAGATGCTATGCGATTCTTTCGATTCTATTGGTTATCAGAAAAAAGAATCAAAAGGATCAATAAAATCTGGTTTGGACGAGTACTAGCTAGTTGCCTCCGATTGAGCGTGTTCGTCGGCAGAATAAGTGGCTTCCGGGAGCTTGGCTGAGCGATAGGGGATGGGTAGTGTTATCCAGAATTTAGTGCCTTTGCCAACAACCGACTCAACTTTGATAACCCCTCGATGGAGTTCGATGATTCGTTTAGTGAGGGCCAGACCAATACCGTGGCCTTTGATGGTCATGGTTGATTCGGAGCGGTAGAAAGGCTCAAAAATGTGGGGTAAATCGGATTCTGGAATGCCATAACCCTGATCGGTAAACGTGAGTTGTACGAACCCTCGTTCAAACGAAATTCTGACCGACACACTCTCATTGGGCGAATACTTGCAGCCATTTTCCATCAGGTTCTGGAAAGCCGTCTGGAGGAGCGATTCTTCACCGTTGATGACGAGTTCTTCTTCCTGATTTGGCAAATTGTCGAAGTCAATGTCAATCTGGTAATCGGGCTTTGTATGGATCACATGGCTCTGAGCTTGCCATAATAGTTCGTCAATACGCAACGGTTGATGATTTAACATGACTGCGTCTGAGCTGGCACGCGCCAGTTCAAGCAAACCGTTTACGAGTCGAATCATACTTTTAACCTCATCGAGCAAAGCGTCCAGAGAAGACTCATATTCATCCGTCGAGCGCGCCATAAGTCGGGTTACCTCAACCTGTCCCATCATGACGGTTAAGGGCGTTCGTAACTCGTGAGATGCATGCGAAACGAAACTCTTTTGCAGGACGAAGGCTTCTTCGAGTCGGCTGAGTAAGTCATTGAATGTATTCGCCAGATCCGCTAACTCATCGCGTTGTCGTCCTACGCGTAATCGCTCGTGGATGTTGGTTGCCGAAATTGCGTTTACCTGGCCAATCAGTTCGGCAACGGGACGGAGTGCGTCAGTAGCAAATAAATACCCGGCGATTCCAACGATCACCAGGCTCAATAACCAGCCTGAAAACAGAATTTCACGGAGTCGATCGAGTTTCGTCAGGCCATAGCGATCGTTACCCGATGCCACGATCAGCAGAACCTGTCCCTTTGAGTTCAGGTGCCGAACACCAACGGCTTCCAGATCGCCAATGCGGCTATACTGCGGATGTTTAAGCGTGATTTTGCTAAGAAAACTCGGCGTTACCGGGTAGTGAGGACGTTGATTTCCCTGGTTGTACAGGACTACACCTTTGGAGTTATATACCGTTACCTGTTCGTTGACCATAACAGGTAAATCGGCCTGAGGCACTTCGCCTACATCTTCGCGAAGCCGTACTGTAGTAAATGCCTTTTCGGAGAGTCGTTGCTCAAATTCCTGTTGTCTGAACTGATCGTACAGATAGTAAACAGAAACCGTAAAAAGCAGCATGATCGAAGCGACCAGCAGAACAAAAAGCAGCGTTAGGCGAGTGCGGATGTTCATAGAAAAGGAGGAAAGGGAGGAGGGGAGAAAGGAGGAAAGGGAAAAGAGAAGTTACTGATACAATCCCTTTTCCTTTTTCCCTTTGGTCCTTTCTCCCTTTACTCCTCTTTTAACATATACCCCATTCCAATTACGGTATGAATGAGTTTTTTCGGAAAATCTTTGTCAATTTTTTTGCGAAGGAAGTTCACGTATACGTCAATGACATTGGTGCCTGTATCGAAATGAATATCCCAAACTTTCTCGGCAATATCGACACGGGAAACAACGCGACCGCGGTTACGCATCAGGTATTCGAGCAGGCCAAACTCTTTGGCCGTTAATTCGATTCGTTTATCGCTCCGACGGGCTATTTTTTCATTCAGGTCCAACTCTAGGTCGGCCACTTTCAGAACATTGGCCTGCATGCCTGCTTCACTGCTTCGCTTGGTGAGCGCACGTAGCCGCGCCATCAGTTCCCGAAACTCAAAGGGCTTAACCAAATAATCATCGGCACCGGCTTCAAAACCGGTCAGTTTATCATCAACGGAGCCCATCGCCGTTAGCATGAGCACAGGCGTACGATTCTTTTCCTGACGAATGGCCTGAACCACATCGAAACCGTTCATTTTAGGCAAATTGATGTCCATAATAATCACATCATAGGGATTATTAAGGGCCATTGTTCGCCCAACCTGACCATCGAAAGCCACGTCAACTTCGCAGGATTGTTCTTCCAGACCTTTCCTAACAAACGAGGCTAATTTGGGCTCGTCTTCTACCACCAGAATTTTCATATCGGCAACATACATAGCTATTGTCTGATTTAAAAACGACAGAATAAATTATTAGTTTACACTAGTAGCTATGCGTTCCGGCAAAAGTAATTTAAGGTGCATCCCTACTTCATTGCTCAAGGTCGCCTAGGTGAATTAAAAGGACTTGAAAACAGCATTAAAAGTAGGTTAAACCAAGTTGAAGGCTGTCCGTTAGAAAACAAAAAAGCCGCTCCGAAAATCGGGGCGGCTTTCCGCTTCTATCCACACCATTTCAAGATCGACGACCGGGCGGCCGCCTGATCTTGATGTTCAACCTTCCCTTTGTAAAGGATTGTTATGCGAAACTACGCAATTTCTTTTATACAGCACAAAAAAGCTTTGTATTTGGGCCATATTACACCACAAATCTTATAAAATATTTCAATTTATAACGCGCTACGATAGCTAAAATTACCTAACGCATATAAAATTCACCGAATCTTAATGGTCTACAGATTTCGCTCGATAGAACGCATAGAAGATCAGAGGAAAAATAAACAGGGTCAATAAAGTCGCTGTGATCAATCCGCCAATGACAACTATGGCCAGAGGTTTAGCCGTTTCGGAGCCTATACCATGAGAAACTGCCGCTGGAATTAAACCGATGCCTGCCATCATTGCCGTCATAACAACGGGCCTGATTCGAGAAACAACGCCTTCCCGAATTGCTTCGTTTAATGGCAAACTATTCCGAAGATTCTTCTTAAAGACCGAAATCAAAATTACACCATTCTGAATACAAATACCAAACAAAGCAATGAAACCAATACCGGCCGAAATGCTAAAGTTAACATGCGTAATCAGCAAAGCTGCAATGCCACCAATGATAGCAAACGGCACATTAAACAGCACTAAACCAGCATCTTTAACATTGCCAAATAAGACAAACAGGATAAAGAAGATGGCCAGCAAGCTGATCGGTACTACCTGCGCCAGACGAGCTGTTGCGCGCTGTTGGTTCTCAAAATCTCCTGCCCATTTTACTGTGTAGCCAGATGGTAATTTAACGTTGGCCAGGACTTTTTGTTGTGCTTCGGCAACGGCACTACCCATATCTCGTCCGCGTACCGAGAATTTCACCGCTCCGTAGCGTTGACTGGCTTCCCGGAAAATCAATACTGGGCCCATTTGAGTGTATACCTTTGCAATTTCCTTAACAGGAATCATGCTACCCGTTTCGGTGGGTACCATTAACTGGCTGATCTGTTGCTCATTCGAACGGAATGGGCGGTCGTACCGAATCCGTAAGTCGAACTTTCGCTCTCCTTCATAAATTTGTGTGGCCGCTTTACCGCCAATAGCCATTTCAATTACAGCTTCGGCATCCGCTTTATTGACACCATATAAGGCCAGCTTTCGTTCGTCTAATTCGACCCGCATTTCGGGTTGACCCGTCGTACGAATAACGCCTAAATCCTCAATGCCATGTACAGTTGCCAGTTGCTTCTGGATTTCGATCGCTTTGGTTTCCAGAATAGTTTGATCTGGACCGTAAATTTTAACGGCGATAGAGCCTTTTACACCCGAAACTGCTTCCTCAACATTGTCCATAATGGGTTGAGAAAAGTTGAAGTTTACGCCCGGAAATACAGCCAGCTTCTCCTGCATTTTATCGACCAGTTCTTCTTTCGTTAGCTTGCTCTTCCAGTCATCCTGCGGGTAAATGTCGACCAGGAATTCAATGTTATAAAAGCCAGTTGGATCGGTACCATCGTTGGGGCGCCCTGTTTGTGAAATGACACCTTTTACTTCGGGAAACTGCTCGAAAATATGACGCATCTGGACCGTTTGCTTCACCGACTCCGGCAGCGAAATACTCATCGGCATCGTGGCCCGTACATAAATAGAACCTTCGTTCAATTCAGGCAAAAACTCGGTTCCCAGCAAACTAAAACCCGATAAGCCAATGGCTACAATAATCGTTGTTACGAGCAAGCTCATTTTTTTGTGAGCAAACGTAAATCCAAATGCTTTCGTCGAATATTTCGTCACGACGTTGACAAAAGGGTTATGTTTTTCCCGAACGTTTTTCTTGAGCAGAATACTGGCTAATACAGGTACCAGAGTTAAGGTGAAAATCAGCGCGCCGAGCAGCGCAAATCCGAGCGTCCAGGCTAATGGAGAAAACATCTTGCCTTCCACTTTTTGGAACGAGAAGATAGGCACCAGACAGGTAATAATGATCAACTTGGAGAAGAAAATCGCCTTGCCCATTTCGGTACCTGTTCTCCGAAGAACGCCTAATTTGGCTAGCTTGTTGAACTTCGCCATGCCTTCTTTGTGAGCCAACTCGTCAAGCGTAACAAATATACCTTCGACCATTACCACGGCTCCATCAACAATGATCCCAAAGTCGATAGCGCCCATCGACAGCAGGTTTGCCGACATACCTTTAAGTCGCAGACAGATGAAGGCAAACAAGAGCGCTAGCGGAATAACAATCGATACCGTGACGGTGGTGCGCCAGTCGGCCATGAAAATAAATACGATGACCGTTACAAAGATGATTCCTTCAATAAGGTTGTGGGTAACCGTATGTGTTGCGAAATTGATCAGCGTTTCGCGGTTGTAGAAGGTGTTAATCTGCACATCGGAGGGCAAAATCCGGGTATTCAGATCGTTGATTTTATCCTTTACACGGGCAATAACTTCACTGGGATTTTCACCCTTCCGCATAACGATGATACACTCAACAACGTCATCTTGCTTATCACGACCCGCCTGACCAAGCCGCGGTAAGGCAGACTCCGATACCTGGGCCACATTGCGTACCATGATCGGCGTTCCCTTGATGTTCCTAACCGTGATATTCTGGATATCCTGCTGGTTTCGCAACAACCCAATACCACGTACTACGTAAGCCTCTGAGTTTTTCTCAATAACATCGCCCCCAACGTTCACATTGGAATTGGCAACTGCCTGATACACTTGAAGCGGAGTGATATTATAATCCATCAATCGGCGCGGATCGACTGAAATCTCATAGGTTTTCACCTCGCCACCGAAGCTTACTACATCGGCTACACCCGGTACGCTTTTCAACTGGCGATCAATGACCCAGTCCTGAATGGTTTTTAATTCGCGGGCGGTGCGGGTCGGCGATTGGAGCGTGTACCGAAAAATCTCACCCGTTGGGCCATACGGAGGTTGTACATCGGGACGAATACCTTCTGGTAGCTCAACACCACTCAACAGGTTATTGACTTGCTGCCGAGCGAATGTATCATCGACACCATCATCAAAAAGTACTTTAATAACGGACAAACCAAACAGGGAAGTCGAACGGATATCGGTACGTTTTTGAACCGAGTTTAGCCCAATTTCAATAGGGATCGTAACGAACTTTTCAACCTCCTCTGCCGACCGACCAGGCCATTGGGTGATCAGCGTAATTTGTGTATTGGTAACGTCAGGAAAGGCTTCAATGGGGGTATTCTGGTAACTGATAACGCCCGCTACTACGGACAACGCTGTTAGGAAAAATATAAAAAATTTGTTCTTAAGCGAGAAGGACAAAATACTCTTAATGAACTTATTCATGCCGGTGGTGTACAGCGCAGATATTGGTACAGTTACAAAAGTCCACTTTCAGACTTAAATCCAGCTTAATCTATTGTTAAAAAAAGGTTAAAACATAAACGTATGAATTGGACTAATTTTATGAGAACTGTCCACAATTCTGTAAGCATTCTGGCAGGCCTTGGGGTGATATTTGTCGAATAAACTTTGTTAGCCATTAAACGAAGAATCATAAAACTATGGAATCCCTAAAATTCAAAACCAATATTAAATGTGGCGGCTGTATAGCTGCTGTTACTCCTTTTCTGAATGAAGCTGTAGGTGAAGGTCATTGGCAGGTTGATGTTCAGACGCCCGATAAAGTACTGACCGCTGAGGCTAGTAATACATCAATAGTCAAACAGGCTATTGAGAAAGCTGGCTACAAGGCCGAACCGCTGAATTAATAGCTACGTCAATGACTACGATTGAGCGAAGTTCACTGCCCAAAGAGGCGAAGGCCACTGGCATTCGGAAAACTTTTCCGGTGCTTGAGATGAGCTGCGCGGCCTGTGCTGTCAGTGTAGAATCTATACTGAAAAGTACTCCAGGAGTGAGTGATGCGGGGGTAAACTACGCCAATCAATCTGCCTGGGTGCGGTTTGACCCCAAAGTCGTAACTGTAGAGGAGTTGCAAAAGGCCGTTCGCTCTATGGGGTACGATATTGTTATCGAATCTGAAGACCCGAGCCAAGCCGACCCGCAACAAATACAGGCCGAAGCGCAAAAGCAGCACTATCATCAGCTAAAACAACGCACTAGCTGGGCGTTGATTCTATCATTACCGATTGTTGTTCTGGGCATGTTTTTCATGGACCAGCTTGAAGCCAACGTCTGGTCTACCTATGCCAATTACTTCATGATGGTGTTATCGGCAACGGTTGTTTTTGGGTTGGGCCGTTCATTCTTTACGAATGCGTGGAAACAGGCTCGCCATGCCAGAGCGAACATGGACACATTGGTGGCGCTCAGTACAGGCATTGCTTTTTTGTTTAGCGCGTTCAATACGCTTTATCCTGAATTTTGGCATCAACGGGGGCAACATCCGCATGTTTATTTTGAAGCCGCATCGGTGGTTGTCGCGTTTATTTTGTTGGGCAAAGTGCTCGAAGAACGTGCCAAGTCAACTACCTCATCGGCTATTAAAAAGCTAATGGGTTTGCAACCTAAAACGGTTCGTCTGGTCGAAGGAACTACCGAGCGCGAGATTCCCATTTCATCCGTAGAGGTTGGGCAACTGCTGCTCGTTCGCCCTGGGGAGAAAATTCCAGTAGACGGACAAGTCGAATCGGGACAGTCGTATGTCGACGAGAGCATGATCAGTGGCGAGTCAATACCTGTTGAGAAGCAGAGCGGTACCGCCGTTTTTGCCGGAACGATCAATCAAAAGGGTAGTTTCCGATTTCGAGCTGAAAAGGTAGGGGCTGATACATTGTTAGCGCAAATCATTCGTATGGTGCAGGATGCCCAGGGGAGTAAAGCGCCTGTACAACAGCTGGTTGATCGGATTGCCGGTATTTTTGTGCCTATCGTTCTGGGTATTGCCCTGCTGACGTTCGTGATCTGGTTGGCATTCGGGCACTATCTGGCTCCTCATGCCGATCCCTTTACAACGGCGTTGCTGACCTCTGTAACGGTGCTGGTTATTGCTTGCCCCTGTGCGTTAGGACTGGCTACGCCAACCGCCATTATGGTGGGTATTGGCAAGGGGGCCGAAAATAACATACTTATAAAAGATGCCGAAAGTCTTGAAGTCGCCCATCGAGTTAATGCTATTGTTTTAGATAAGACTGGTACTATTACCCAAGGAAAACCAGTTGTAACCGATTTGCAGTGGGTTATTTCTGGAAATGAGCTGATTCAGGCCCAACGTATAGTATATACGATAGAGTCTCAGTCCGAACATCCGCTAGCAGAGGCCGTGACAACGAAACTAGCCAATACGGAATCAATCGCATTGGATTCTTTTGACAGTATAACGGGACGCGGAGTAAAAGCCTATTACCAGAATGAAATCTATTTGGTGGGCAATCATAGCCTGTTGACTGATCATCAGATCGAACTGCCCGAAGCATTGGCAAAACAGGCGACAGACTGGCAAAGTCTGGCTAAAACGGTTGTGTTCTTTGCCCGACGTAGTGCTGACGGAACGAAAAATGAACTATTAGCGATCATCGCTATTGCTGATCCCATTAAGGCAAGCTCGAAACAGGCTATTGACCTGTTGCAAAACCGGGGCATTGCGGTCTATATGCTAACCGGCGATAATGCCCAGACAGCTGCTGCTGTGGCAAAGCAAGTAGGAGTAGAGCACTTTAAAGCGAATACAATGCCTACCGATAAAGCCAATTTTGTCAAAGAATTACAGGCTGAGGGGAAAATAGTAGCGATGGTGGGCGATGGGATTAACGACTCACAGGCAATGGCCCAGGCCGATGTGAGTATTGCCATGGGCAAAGGGTCTGATATTGCAATGGACGTAGCCCGAATGACGCTAATCACATCCGACCTTACCAGTATACCTAAAGCTCTACAGCTTTCGAAACAAACGGTTCAGGTTATTCGCCAGAATCTGTTTTGGGCATTTATTTATAACCTGATCGGTATTCCTGTAGCGGCTGGCTTGCTTTATCCTTCGTTTGGCTTTTTGCTAAATCCAATGGTGGCTGGAGCAGCAATGGCGTTAAGTTCAGTTTCCGTCGTAAGTAATAGCTTACGCCTGCGGGGCATGAAACTGTAATCTACCCGTGGTGTCGGGTTCTCAAACCCGACGTACTACGTCACATTTATACAAAAAATCCCCACCAGTTTTCTAGTGGGGATTTTCGTAAATCTATTAGTATAAAAAGTTGGCAATATGCCGAATTTATTTGGCCGAAACCGAGCCACGCAGTGCACGTGGAATTTCGATGCTAGCCACTGGGTTTGATGCCTGTTCGAGCATCTCGATGTTGTTAACAGAAATCTGACCAACACGAACAGATTTGCCCAGATCAAGACCCGATACATCGACATCGATGAAATCAGGGATGTTTTCAACAGTACCTTTCACGCGTAATTTCCGAACCCGCGTAACAAGTTTACCACCTTTTTGTACACCTGGAGCTGAACCCACCAAACGAACGGGAACGGCAATTTTAATAGGCTTACTATCGGTTACCAACAGGAAGTCGGCATGCAGAAGCACGTCACTTACTGGGTGGAATTGAGTTTCCTGAAGAATAGCCCGGTATTCAGCGCCTTCAATGTTGAGGGCTACTTCAAAAATATTGGGCGTATAAACTAAGTCGCGGAACAGAATTGCGGGAGCATAAAAATGCACCTGCTCTTCGCCACCGTACAACACACACGGAACATTACCCTCGGCCCGAATCGCTTGTGATTCCGTGCGGCCGAGATTCGCTCGTTGATACCCTACAATCTCGATTTTTTTCATGACAAAAATTATTTAGTGAATGAATGATTGAGTGATTGAGTGATTGAATAGTCTTGCGTAAGCTATTCAATCACTCAATCACTCAATCACTCAATATTTTATAAACAATGAACTAATAGATTCGTGATCTCGAATACGGCCAATGGCTTTGGCAAATAACTCAGCCACCGATAGTACTCTAATTTTGTCGTTGGCCTGCTTGAGTGGTAGCGTGTCAGAAACGACCAACTCTTCCAACACCGAATTCGCAATGTTTTCGTGTGCTTTCCCTGACATAATCGGGTGTGTACAAACAGCGCGTACCGATTGAGCGCCCTTGTCCATGATAATCTGGGCCGCTTTCGCCATCGTGCCACCTGTGTCAATCAAATCGTCGACCAGCACCACGTTGGCACCTTCTACATCCCCAATGACTTGCATGGAGGCAATTTCGTTGGCCCGCTTGCGGTGTTTATCACACAGTACGATGTCGGCATTGAAATGCTTGGCAAACGTACGGGCGCGATTGGCACCACCTACGTCAGGCGAGGCTATGACCAGATTCTCTAAATTCAGGCTTTTAATGTAGGGTACAAACACGGATGTTCCCTCCAAATGGTCGACCGGAAAATCGAAGAAACCCTGAATTTGCCCTGCGTGAAGGTCGAGCGTCATCAACCGATCTGCTTTCGACGCGGCCAGCATATTTGCCACTAGTTTAGCGGCAATCGACACACGGGGTTTGTCTTTCCGATCCTGACGAGCATACCCAAAATAAGGAATGACAACTGTAACGTAGTGCGCTGAAGCCCGGCGAGCGGCATCGACCATGAGCAACAATTCGAGCAAGTTATCGGCGGGTGGGGGAGTTGACTGAATCAGAAATACATCGCAACCCCGAACCGATTCTTCAAAACTGGGTGACATCTCACCATCGCTAAACCGTCGGCAGGTATATCCGCCCAAGTCTTTGCCGTAATAATGGGCGATTTTTTCAGCCAGATAGGTAGACTGAGTTCCTGAAAAAATCTTAACCGGATTAAACGATGCCATGTGTGCCAGACAAATTTTCCGCAAAGGTACGGAAAAAACGGGCCGGTTCGTGCTGGAGTGTGAATTTTCTTTGTGGAAAGAGATTCTGATTGGATCAGTAAATGATGTTTTAGGGGTAGATGTAGGTTAAACAATATAGTTCTCGTAGTCAATTTCCTCTGGTCGAGCTACGGCTTGTGGCTTTACTCCTTTATAAATTGGATGATTATTGACATCATTACGTAAGGCAACATCAATAATAATAGCGATTTTACGATGTGAAAGTAATATTGTTTTTAAATGCCACCGATCTTCAGCATTGCAGGTCAGACGTTTTTCCGTAAGTTTTGTGAAGATTAATTTATTATGTGCTTCGTTATCAATGGTTTTTAACCGGCCCTGACGTTGAAGCAGATCTGTTAGAACCGCTATATTCTGATTACTACGCCCATATTCGACCAATAACTTTTTGGAAACAACCCAACATCCTTTTGTCCTAAGCCAAAGCAATAATTTTTTGTATTCAGGATCAAGTGGATTCTTGAAATTCTTGGCAATGTTAGTATCGACAAAAAGATCAGTTTTTAAAATATTTTCTAACTCTTCAGCAGTAGGATTTTCCATCAATGTGCATTCAAGGCAATATCCATAACATCAATTCCATACGTATCAAAGAAGCCTTGGGGTGCTCCTTTAATTTGGCCATCGATTGCAAACTCTATGTTATATACTTTGCTTTTTGTGCCATCATTTTCAAAATAAAGTACTCTAACTTGGGTGGGGTGTAATTCGCCATTAACTAACAACAGCCTAATTCGATTAAGTAGGTACTCGCTATGTGTTTCAATAATGTATTGCTTTTGAGTGCTATTGATTTGGTTCGATAGATAATTGCCAAATTGAGCTTGAATCTTAGGATGTAAATGAATTTCGGGCTGAGAAACGGCAAGGCAGGATTGATCTTGTAGTTGGAGGTCTGCTACTATAATTGGTAAAAATTGACTGATTCCGAAGCCAACATCTGTCAATGCCGTGAAGTTAGCTTTGGGCTGGGTTTTAATATTTAGCTCAAATCTACCCCCTTTTAACATAGTCGATTGAACCTCCGAAAAGAGTTCTAATTGACGCATCACTTCGTTCAGTTTGGCTAATTTCTCTGGATTTGTTTGTTCCCATTCAATAATCTGGTCAATATAGCCAGATCCATCAGAATCTATTTTAGACTGAGCTTTAGATTTTTGATAATATGTTCGTTCTGGAGGATGACGGAAAGAGCCAACATAATTAAAATTTCTATCTGGGAAGACATTACGAAGTGCATCACGAAAGTAAAAATTAGGATTATTGTATAATTCGGCAATTTCTTTGAGATGATGATAGTATCTATTTACTTTTAGGTGTATATCTGGGCCTTTTTTTTGTGAAGCAGGTTGAATATGATTTTTTAAACTATCGACTTTTTCTAAAGCCTCTCGAACTTGAGGGAATCTAATGTCTGGTGCATAAGCATCCAAGCTGAATTTATAATTATTATATTCTCTACGCACGTCCATACTCCACTCCTCTTGGACATAGGCATTTGCTTCAAATTTAGCGGAAAGCTCTTTTAATCTAGGAAGATCATTTGACTCATCATACTCCCAAATCCATTCAAAAATAGGTTTGAAATTTCTCCATATGAAGGAATATGGTTGAAGTTTTATTCCTACATTTTTCGTAAGATTTTTGCCAAATACAATTTCTTCATAACTACCCATATTCAAATATTTACCATTTGGCGAAAGGTATAATGGGAATTCCTCAGTCTGCAACACCGCCAAAATTGCATTGATCAATGAACTCTTGCCGCTACTGTTTGCACCTGTTAGTAAAGTAATTG
Proteins encoded in this region:
- a CDS encoding efflux RND transporter permease subunit — translated: MNKFIKSILSFSLKNKFFIFFLTALSVVAGVISYQNTPIEAFPDVTNTQITLITQWPGRSAEEVEKFVTIPIEIGLNSVQKRTDIRSTSLFGLSVIKVLFDDGVDDTFARQQVNNLLSGVELPEGIRPDVQPPYGPTGEIFRYTLQSPTRTARELKTIQDWVIDRQLKSVPGVADVVSFGGEVKTYEISVDPRRLMDYNITPLQVYQAVANSNVNVGGDVIEKNSEAYVVRGIGLLRNQQDIQNITVRNIKGTPIMVRNVAQVSESALPRLGQAGRDKQDDVVECIIVMRKGENPSEVIARVKDKINDLNTRILPSDVQINTFYNRETLINFATHTVTHNLIEGIIFVTVIVFIFMADWRTTVTVSIVIPLALLFAFICLRLKGMSANLLSMGAIDFGIIVDGAVVMVEGIFVTLDELAHKEGMAKFNKLAKLGVLRRTGTEMGKAIFFSKLIIITCLVPIFSFQKVEGKMFSPLAWTLGFALLGALIFTLTLVPVLASILLKKNVREKHNPFVNVVTKYSTKAFGFTFAHKKMSLLVTTIIVAIGLSGFSLLGTEFLPELNEGSIYVRATMPMSISLPESVKQTVQMRHIFEQFPEVKGVISQTGRPNDGTDPTGFYNIEFLVDIYPQDDWKSKLTKEELVDKMQEKLAVFPGVNFNFSQPIMDNVEEAVSGVKGSIAVKIYGPDQTILETKAIEIQKQLATVHGIEDLGVIRTTGQPEMRVELDERKLALYGVNKADAEAVIEMAIGGKAATQIYEGERKFDLRIRYDRPFRSNEQQISQLMVPTETGSMIPVKEIAKVYTQMGPVLIFREASQRYGAVKFSVRGRDMGSAVAEAQQKVLANVKLPSGYTVKWAGDFENQQRATARLAQVVPISLLAIFFILFVLFGNVKDAGLVLFNVPFAIIGGIAALLITHVNFSISAGIGFIALFGICIQNGVILISVFKKNLRNSLPLNEAIREGVVSRIRPVVMTAMMAGIGLIPAAVSHGIGSETAKPLAIVVIGGLITATLLTLFIFPLIFYAFYRAKSVDH
- a CDS encoding sensor histidine kinase, yielding MNIRTRLTLLFVLLVASIMLLFTVSVYYLYDQFRQQEFEQRLSEKAFTTVRLREDVGEVPQADLPVMVNEQVTVYNSKGVVLYNQGNQRPHYPVTPSFLSKITLKHPQYSRIGDLEAVGVRHLNSKGQVLLIVASGNDRYGLTKLDRLREILFSGWLLSLVIVGIAGYLFATDALRPVAELIGQVNAISATNIHERLRVGRQRDELADLANTFNDLLSRLEEAFVLQKSFVSHASHELRTPLTVMMGQVEVTRLMARSTDEYESSLDALLDEVKSMIRLVNGLLELARASSDAVMLNHQPLRIDELLWQAQSHVIHTKPDYQIDIDFDNLPNQEEELVINGEESLLQTAFQNLMENGCKYSPNESVSVRISFERGFVQLTFTDQGYGIPESDLPHIFEPFYRSESTMTIKGHGIGLALTKRIIELHRGVIKVESVVGKGTKFWITLPIPYRSAKLPEATYSADEHAQSEATS
- a CDS encoding GntR family transcriptional regulator yields the protein MDFRDKQAIYLQIAEYVSEQILLGRWPVGEKIPSVRELAAELEVNPNTVMRTYEFLSQLEVIANKRGIGYFSADDALDKIRSFRREQFLQNDLPQFFKNLTLLGISLREIETRYDEYVNATTNAQ
- a CDS encoding response regulator, with product MKILVVEDEPKLASFVRKGLEEQSCEVDVAFDGQVGRTMALNNPYDVIIMDINLPKMNGFDVVQAIRQEKNRTPVLMLTAMGSVDDKLTGFEAGADDYLVKPFEFRELMARLRALTKRSSEAGMQANVLKVADLELDLNEKIARRSDKRIELTAKEFGLLEYLMRNRGRVVSRVDIAEKVWDIHFDTGTNVIDVYVNFLRKKIDKDFPKKLIHTVIGMGYMLKEE
- a CDS encoding heavy-metal-associated domain-containing protein produces the protein MESLKFKTNIKCGGCIAAVTPFLNEAVGEGHWQVDVQTPDKVLTAEASNTSIVKQAIEKAGYKAEPLN